A stretch of DNA from Desulfobacterales bacterium:
TAATTTTCTAAAATCCAGCCAAATGTCGAAAATCCCCAAGCCGATCACAAGGATAAGGGCATAAATCTGCAAGGCGATCATGCTGTATAAAAACCATTTCATTGCTGCGGGCAAGCGCTTTTTATTAAAATAAAAAGAAACGATGGCAATGCCCTGAAAAAAATAGACCGGCAACAGCACGATCAGACCGTTGAAACCTGTCAGCTTAATCCCCACTTCGGGGATAAGCAACAATACACCGAAGCCGATAATCCCCCACACGAAATGCTCCGGTGCTTTCCATTGATTCAACCGCTCAAAACGCTCAATATCCGGGCATCCGACCTTTAATAACGGCCGGGCCAACAGCAAGTTTATCCAAGCGCCGAACAGTGCTGCAGCCATACAAATTCCGGGCAAAATGCGAACAATCACATATGGCGCATGCTCAAACGCGACGGAAAGCGCTTGCATCTGCTCACTCGGCATATCGAGTGTTTTGTACGCCTCCTGGTAAACCGCGAGGTTTGCCTTGATATAATCCGATAAAAACACGCCGATATCAAGGCCTGCCGCATTCGTGTATAAAAACAGCGTGCAAATAGCAGCCAAAAAAACAACACCGGCTGCAACGCCGATGGTCTTTTCAATAGGCAATCGGCGCTCCAGGCATTCCCCCAGGGAAAAGCCCATCACCAATTGCCCCAAAAAGAAAAACAGATCCGCCGTCAGACCGCCGGTTTGCCCCAGCCAAAGGAGAAAAGCGGCTGCCGGAACAATGCCCCCGTAAAACCTGCCGAGCTTAAGCCGGTAAAACAGTACCGGCAAAGGAATCACCAGGACGGCAAACACCCCGAAAAACGGAATCATGACCGCAGCGGCAAACAGCAACGCAGTGATCACGATTCCACTCAGAATCAGCGTGGGGCTCTGGCCAGTCACCACCTTCGGCACGCGCGAATTTTCTCCTTGTCAGCCGAGCTATTCCGGATGCCCCGTTTCAGTGCGGAAGGGATCCGACAAAGGGCAACAGTGCAATGGAACGTGCCCGTTTAATGGCTGTTTGCAGCACCCGTTGATGTTTCGCGCAGGTGCCGGAAATTCGGCGGGGAATAATTTTACCCCGCTCCGATACAAAATAACGCAACGCCTTTGCGTCTTTATAATCGATAACCAGGCTGCTGTCCGCGCAGAAACGACAGACTTTCCGGCGATGAAAAAACCGTTTTTTTCGTTTGGGAGCGCCATTTTTGGCGTTACTGCCGCCCCGTCCTTTATATTGGGTTCCTATCGCCATGTTATGCCTCCTCGTCTTCTTCGTCGGTATCGGTGTTCAAGGTGTCGCCGGCATCATCGTCATCGTCGTCCGCCACGGCACCAAGCTTGGCCGCTGTAGCCGATGCACCATCCCCCGACTCGGATGCAACCGCCTTTTCTTCTGCCGATTTTGCCATTTCTTCACGAATTCGATCCGGGTCGGCATCGTTATCCAGGATAATGGTCATGTATTTGATGACCTTATCGTCAATGCGAAAAGAGCGTTCGATCTCATCCACCAAAGGCCCGTCCCCGCAATAATCGAGCCGGACATAAAATCCCCGGTTGCGTTTGCGAACCTCGTAGGCAAGTTTTCTCATGCCCCAATCGTCACGCATCACCAACACTCCTTTGTATTTTGAAATGAGTTCGGCAAGGCGCTCAAAAATGGACCCCCGTTGTTCATCGGAAACCTCGGGATCGACAATAAAAATTGTCTCGTATCGTCTCATTGTGCCTCCTTATGGGTATAAAGCCCCGTGCGATATGCACGGAGCAAGGACCACTGTGTTTTATCAAAACCAAAACTTGGTCAGTTAACACTCCCGGCCCTTGGCTGTCAAGGTCTTTTTCCAAATAATAAAAATGGATGGGCTTTCACGTCCCGGGGTATGCCACGGCCGATTTGGGATTAAAGACAGTTCGCGGTTTAACCGCAAGTGCTTCCTGATTATTAAGGAGAAAATGCTTACCATCGAAATTTTCAATAACATATCAAAAGTATATCGTAATTACGTATTTGACATTTATGTCTTTGTCACTGAATAAGAGTCACCTTACCGGGATTTTTAGCCCTCGGCATCGTCAACCGCATCCGTTTGAAAGTACAAAAAGGCTGCGACTGACATCACCGCATGCCGTTCTATAAAGTAATTCATTAGGATCAAAAGGAGAATAAAGATGAAAAAAATGATAGGGGTGCTCGCTGTTACGTTGCTTTTACCCGCCATTGCCATGTCTATGGAAATCTACAAAAAGGATAATATTTCCTTAAGCGCCGGCTGGTGGGGACAAGCCTGGTATCAGTTTGTTTCCGATATGGACACGGATGATGACGGCGCAGTGGATGACAACGCAAACGATTTTCTTGTCCGCCGCAGCTATTTTTATCTTGAAGGCATTGTCACCCCGGCGCTGAGCTTCTTTGTTCACTTGGCCGGGGACAAACTGGGAATGGATGAAATTACGAACAATTCGGGCGACGGCCTGGGGTCGGGCATTGCCCTGCGGGACGGCTGGATTAATTATAAACTTGCTGGTGACGATGTTATGGTACAGGTCGGCCGCATGTATATCCCCTTTACCCGCAACTACGGCACCACCTCCACCAAGTCCCTGCTGACAGTCGACCTTGACTGGGGTCAGGGCGGATTGCGCAGCAGTATTTTTTATCCGAGTACGGTCGGCCGTGACGATGCCATCACGCTGTGGGGCAATATTCTGAAAGATAAACTGCAATATCGATTGATGGTCGGCGACGGGGAAGAAAGCGATGCCAAAAATCCGGATGACAACGTGCGTTTTGCCGGACGCCTGAGTCTTAACCTTTTTGATCCTGAAACCAATTGGTTTAACGCCGGCACTTATCTGGGAAGCAAGCATATACTGGCCTTCGGTGCGGGCTTCGATTTTGAGCAGGATATGGTTATCGGCGCTAAAGAAGATGATTATGCCGCCTGGACCATTGATCTTCATTTCGATCACCCCCTGGCAAACGGCGACAACCTGACGCTTTCCGTTTCCTATATTGATATTTCACACAATGCCAACGCCATTTCATGGACGAATTTTAGCGCGGGAGATGACGGAAATCTGATATCCGCAAGCGCAGGGTATTATTTCGGCCATCCATTCGGCCCCGGCAACCTGCAGCCCTGTGCCCACGTTCAGAATATCAGTTCCGACGAAAAAGGTGACGATGACACTTTTATTTACGGATTCGGCATCAATTACTACCTAAAGGGCGCGGGAAACAAAATCACCCTGGACCTGACGTTCATCGATCAGGAGGAGGAAATCACGGATACGTTGCTTCAGGATAATACCATTCTTACCCTTCAGTTCGCCGCCGGCTTCTAAACCGTCATCACCCATATGAAACCGGACACGGGATAGTATCTGTGCAGCAGTTTATAGGACCGTATGATCAATTTCATTTTTTTCTGCCCGACTCATAACAAGGTGTTTGAAAGTGCGGATTTTACCGTATTGGAAAACCAAGGCGTCATCACCGACGCGGCGGGAAACAAAACGCTGAATGCCAAGGTGGCGCTGACCGTGCCGTGTCCGTTTTGTGGGGAAAAGCATATCTATCATGCCAGTGAGTTTTTGTGTCCGTTTACCGGTTAACGCGCTCTGGGAAAAAAGAGAGGGGGGGAACAAAAGATGCAAGGGAAAAACATTTTTGCTACAAGATGGGGCATCATCGGGGTGGGGGCTTTTATCGGAATTATCGCCCCTGTATTGCAGAAACTGGGCAATCCCGGAAACATGGGGATTTGTGTGGCCTGCTTTGAGCGGGACATTGCCGGCGCGCTCGGGCTTCACCGGGCAGCGGTGGTGCAGTATCTTCGCCCCGAGATCATCGGATTTGTGCTCGGGTCGATGATGGCCGCCTACCTGTTTAAGGAGTTTCGGCCAAGGGTCGGCTCGGCGCCCATTGTCCGGTTTGTTCTGGGGGTCTTTGCCATGATCGGCGCGCTGGTTTTTTTGGGCTGCCCATGGCGAGCCGTATTGCGGCTTGCAGGGGGAGACGCCAATGCGATTCCGGGGGTATTGGGCCTGACCTTCGGCATCTGGGTCGGCACGCTTTTTTTGAAAAAAGGATATACTCTCGGGCGCTCACAGGCAACTCACACCACCGTCGGATGGATGCTCCCGCTGATCATGCTCGGATTTCTTTTATTAATGCTTGTTTTTCCCCAAGTTTCGGGCAACGACAAGAGCGGCGTGCTGTTTTACAGCATGGAAGGACCGGGCGCCATGCATGCACCTCTGTTTTTGGCGTTAATCATCGGTCTGAGTATCGGTTTTCTGGCCCAGCGTAGCCGGTTTTGCACCATGGGCGCCATTCGGGACACGGTCCTGTTCGGCCAGATTCACCTATTGACCGGTTTTATCAGCCTGCTGCTCTTCGCGTTTTTAACCAACCTGATTCTGGGGCAGTTTAAGGTGGGGTTTGACAGTCAGCCCGTAGCTCACACCCTGCATCTCTGGAATTTTTTAGGCATGGCCCTGGCCGGTCTGGCGTTTGCGCTGGCCGGTGGATGCCCCGGGCGGCAACTGTTTCTCTCCGGTGAAGGGGATGGGGATGCCGCTGTCTTTGTGCTGGGGATGATTGTGGGCGCCGGGTTCGCCCATAATTTCGGACTGGCAAGTTCACCCAAAGGCTTGGGCACCTACGGCATTGCGGCCGTCATCATCGGTTTTCTAGTATGTCTGTTTATCGGCGTTACCATGAGAAGAAAAACCGCATAAGGAGGGGTAAAATGAGTTCAACTGTCGATGCAAGAGGGCTTTCCTGCCCCCAGCCGGTCATTTTGACACTGAATGAAATCAAAAAAGGAACCGAAAAGGAAATCTTCGTGATCGTGGATACGGACACATCCAAGGAAAATGTCATAAGAGCCGCAGCCAGTCAGGGGTGTCAGGTAACCGATGTCTCTTCGCAAGGAGAAAGCTATCGCATCACGATTACGAAGGCTTAAGCCGTGCGCAGATTTTTCGGAAAACCAAAACAGGCACGCCCCAAAAAGGCAAAAAGTGCATCCGTAAACTGTGGACTGCTGGTTTTTGAAAATACCAGTGACGTGATACACGCTGAAAATGTCCTTAAAAGGTCCGGTTGGACTGTTCGCGTCATGGGGCCACCGCCTGAAATTCAGACCGGCTGTGATTTGGTCATTGAATTCCCGTTGATAGAAGAGCTGAATATTATAAGGATATTGACCAACGCAGCGGTTCCCCCCCTTCAGGTAGTGCCGGTTACAGCGCCATTGCTTAAACCCGTCGACTTATTTCACACCAAGGATTTTGGCGATTATCTGATGGTGCGAGCGGCCAACATGAAAATCACCATCGAAAAAAAAAGCTTGAAAATTGTGAATATTTCAGGCGGCGGGTGTCCGGACGTGCCTTTTTTGGCGCAGGAAATGGTGGGCAAAACAGTGGCGGAAGCGCCCAGACCCAGAGACATAGGGCATACCCTCTGCGGATATGCCCTCGATCTCGCCTACGAGGCATTATGCAAAAAATGTTAGGCATTGTCGGTACGGTACCAGACCGTGAGTTTCCCCTGATTCACGGGAAAGTGTCCCTGGTCGACGGGAATATCACCATAAACACCCGAAAGATTACCGTCAATCGCGGCACGCCCGCGCTTCTGGCGGCAGCGCTAAAGGCTTCCGAATGCATCAAGGGTTCTGAGATATATGCCTTTTTGGTCGGAGATATCGGCAAAGGAGACGGCAGCCGTCACCTATATCAATTTCTGGCCAAGCATTTGCCCGATTTCGATTTTCAGGTGCTGACCTTTCATTATCTTCAACCGGATGTAGATTGGCATAACCGGGTTTTATTCGCGGTGGACACCATGAAACAAAGGCCGACGCTAATTGCCGATGCGGGATTTATGTATGCGGCAAAAATGAGCGGGCAGGCCCCCCTCTATGATTTTTTCACCCCGGATGTCGGGGAGTTGGCATTTCTGGCGGATGAGCTCGCGCCGCATCCCTTTTACACCAGGGGGTTTATTCTGCACCAAAACAATAGAGTGCCGGATCTGATTCGGCGAGCTTACCAACACGGTAACGCCGCCAACCATCTATTGGTGAAAGGCAACACCGATTACATTGTCACTGAAGACACAGTAATTGAAACCGTGGCGCACCCGTCCTTTGATGCCATGGAGGCTATCGGCGGTACCGGTGACACCTTGACCGGACTGCTGACCGTTTTTTGCGGTATGGGGCTAAAGCCGGCGAATGCTGCGGTGTCCGCCGCCAGAGTCAATCGTTGGACCGGCTACTATGCCACCCCCTGTCCTGCCACGCAGATTTCCGAATTGATAGATAAAATCCCGTTGGCTGTGTGGAAGGTGGCAGATGTTCACCCATAACCAGGCCGGTTACACCCCTGCCACTTCTTTGCCGCAATGTTTGCAAACGTTGGCCCGCTGCTTTATGATTTCCGAGCAGAATGGGCACTCTCTGGTAAAATGGCGCGCATGAATTTTATCAATGGCCTTATTCACCATCTCCTGAAGAAGGTGATTGCCGAATTTTAGGCTTCGAAGCGGGTCTATTGCCTCCAGCTCGCCGATATCGCCTATCATTTCAGCCGATTTAAGCCGAACGCGAACCGGCTCGCCGGCATCGGTCAATATTCTGAGCACAGTGACGCCATCCTTGGCAATATAACAGTCCGCCAACAGGGAAAATCCTCGTTTAATATTTTCCTTGAGCATCTCCTGCTCCATCACCACCTGATTGTCGATGGCTTGGCCCGAAGCGCCGATCGGGCTGAAAACCGGCATTCCTTCGAATTGTTCCGTCCCCGGATAGCACATACAACGATAAGATGAATTTCGCCCGTAGTTTTCTTTCATATTATTCCAGCCCTCGACATATAGCGGGCACTCATCATTAAAGCAAAGATAGAGATAAGGCGTTCCCCATCCCAGGCCGTCACCAACGTTGATCGGCGGCACTTCCCACAAGCTCATTTCATGTCCGCAGTGAGGGCAAAGGGGTTTTTTCTTATCTATCAGATCATGAAGGATTTCTTCCTTGGTTTCAAATGCCATTTTATTTCTCCTTGTTTTGAGGGTCAAAACCATGCATCGATGATTTCTGCGCCAATCTTGTTTCGATGATGCCCGGTGCATTACCGGAAAAATTAAGCGCACTTAGCGGTGTTGTCAATCAAACTCACCGGCCCCTTAAGCGATTGATGAATAATTTCAATTTGATGGTAGAATTAATAAATATGGATTCACCCATCAAAACAAATTGTCATCCATTTGACGACAAGGGGCAAGAAGGCGAGTTTTTTCCGATGATCGTCAAAAATTTGGCAGGCGATCCCCATCTTTGCCCCCATTCAAAATCGACGCTCAAGCCTGCCCGCCCTTCCCTTCAACGGCGCTAAAAGCGATTATAACTTTTGGGAAAACAACGGAAAAATATTCAGGTTCGAATAGGAAAAAATTGCCGAATTCCCGCGCCTATATTTGAATTGCCCCTTAAAGAACGGCATATTTCATCTTGGCACAAGGCTTGCTTATTACTCAATCAAACGCTTCTTCTTTCTCTCTCTTAAAGATGAGCTTATAAAAGGGAAAAATGCTTATGATACTGCCAATCAAACGGTTTTTTAAACATGCGGCCTCAGCAGCGCAGGCTCTCTGTGGTATGGCCCGGCAAATCGATTACAAGACCCTCAATCGATACATCCTCTCCATCAATCAGGGCCTGACCTTAGAAGCCATCTTGCAGGAAGCCGGCCGGTGTTTAAAGGATATTTTGAACTATCAACTATTTGCCTTTGCCGTTCAAGACAAACACCGGCTGGATATCTGGATTGATCCGCGTATCTATCAGGAACCCCTGAAGCGTGTGATTCAGCGAGATTTCGGGACGATCCAAAACCTAAAGGTTCATTCAATTTATGACCAAGCGCACCAGCCCCATGACTGGCTGACATTTCATGACCGGAACCTGCTTTCCTATTCCCTGATGGACGAAAAGTGTCTGGCGCGCATGTATATTCTACCGGAGCGATATATGCTTCCCCATCACACTGAAATCCTGGATATTATCACTAAAACGCTGGGTGTTGCACTGAAAAATTACCTAAGCATCAAGCGCCTGGAAGATGATGTGGCCTTAGATTCGCTGACGGGTTGTTACAACCGGCGGGAATTCGACCGTTTGATAAGCCACCACATCGCCAGCACAAAACGGCACAATCGGGATTTATCGATCATCATGTTTGATGTGGATCACTTTAAGCATGTCAACGACACGTACGGGCATCCGGCGGGCGACGCCGTGCTGAAAACCTTGTCACAGGCGATTTTAAAGGCTATTCGAAAAGAGGACTATCTATCACGGTATGGCGGAGAAGAGTTCATTGTGGTGTTGCCGGACACGAAAATGCCCCGGGCCATGGAATTGGCCCAGCGGCTTCAGGGCATTATCGAGAATCTTGACATTACGATTCCGGGCGGGCAGAAACTTCGAAAAACCGCTTCCTTCGGGGTCGCCACCCTACGCGGACACGATAACAAAGACAGCCTGGTAAAAGCGGCTGATACCATGCTGTATCAAGCCAAAGCCGCCGGTCGAAACCAGGTCATGCCCAAGCTTTATGCCGTAAAAACGAATAGGCAAAACTAGTCGGGCCGACAAGCGCCGGCGAAAGCGTTTTTCGCCGGCGCATAACACCCATTAACGACAGCAAACCCGGTTTAGCTTTTTTTTCTTCTCTCGGGCCGCAAGGAGCGAACCGCAGCACCGGCCCGCCACATTTCAGAATTTTTGATGGCATCCAATTCCACCTGGAGCTTTTCGCGATAATCGGGCTTGCTGTTCAAATCGAGCGTCCGCGCGGTTTCTTTTCCGGTGATGACGCTGTGATAAAGATCTTTGAACAACGGCAATACCGCATCCCGGAACTTGGGCGCCCAATCCAGGGCGCCGCGCTGAGCCGTGGTGCTGCAATTGGCGAACATCCAATCCATGCCGTTTTCAGCGACCAGGCGAATAAGACTCTGCGTCAGTTCTTCCACGGTTTCATTAAAGGCCTCACTGGGAGAGTGCCCGTTTTGTCGAAGTGTTTGATACTGAGCTTCCATCACCCCCGCCAGGCATCCCATGAGAACCCCACGCTCACCCGTCAAATCGCTGTAAACTTCTTTTTCAAAGGTGGTGGGAAAAAGATAGCCGCTTCCGATGGCGATTCCCATGGCCAACGTTCGCTCTTCGGCCCGTCCCGTATAGTCCTGAAATACCGCATAGCTCGAGTTGATACCGCTGCCGTCCAGAAAATTGGTGCGTACCGTGCGACCCGAACCCTTTGGTGCCACCAAAATGACATCGATATTGGCCGGTGGAATAATGCCGGTCTGATCCTTGTATACCGCGCCGAATCCATGAGAAAAAAACAGGGCGTCTCCCTCATTCAAGCATTCTTTGACCTTGGGCCACAACGCCACCTGGCCGGCATCGGAAAGCAGAAACTGAACGATGGTTCCCCTGCGGGCAGCCTCTTCAATTGAGAAAAGGGTCTTTCCGGGAATAAATCCGTCCGCAACAGCCTTATGCCAGGAGGCGGTCCCTTCCCGCTGCCCGACCATGACGGCAATGCCGTTATCTTTCAAGTTCAATGCCTGCCCGGGCCCCTGAACTCCGTAACCCAGCACCACGACCGTTTCATTTTGAAGAATCGCCCGCGCCTTTTCCAAGGGAAATTCTTCTGATGTCACGACGTCTTCCACAGTGCCGCCAAAATCAATTTTAGCCATGTGTTCCTCCTGATAATTGGTTTGTCCCGGTTACGCCCACTCAGGCCGAATCGAAAATATGTTACCAGACTGATTAATATCAGATTGATACCCAATGTTGCAAAACAAGCAACCATTTTTCATAGGCTCCCGCCCCTTTTTTGTCAAAAGAAAGTTTCCATATTTGAAAGCTGATTCCCCGGCAAGTTGACACGTCCCGTATACCGTTGTAAAGCTGATTTGCCATGACACCCGCCATTCATAACATCGCCGAATCAATGATCGGCCTTGAAAAGCTGCTTTCGGCATGCACGCGCTGCGGATCATGCCTAAGCGTTTGCCCGGTGTACCAAATTACCGGCCACGAGGCGGATGTCGCCCGGGGTAAGCTCGCGATGTTAGACGCGCTTGCCGACAAACTGTTTGAAACCCCCGCGGGGGTTATGGAAAGGCTCGATCGCTGCCTGCTGTGCGGATCATGCGCGCATCACTGTCCGGCAGGGGTGAACGTGTTGGAGATTTTTTCCAAAGCACGGTTTATTTTAAAGGGGGTCATGGGACTCTCAGCCGTTCACCGGGCCGCATTGAAACAGATTCTGGCGGAACCGAAGCGTTTTGACAGGGTGCTGTCCGCTGCCGCCAGGGTTCAAAACATCTTCTTGGGGAAAACGGTATGCCAGCGTGAAACCGTATCGATTCCCATCGGCCCGACGCGCATTCGGGACCGGCATATGGTGCCGCTGGCCCCCGCATCTTTTCTCGACAGCATACGAAAAGGAGCGCTACCGGAGCAATCGGCCGGCCGCCCCGGCATGCCCCGAGTAATTTTTTTTGCGGGATGTTTGACGGATAAATTTTTCCCCGACGTTGCTCAAACAGCAACCGCCGCGCTTACCCATGCCGGGGTTCACCTCTTTATTCCGCCGCAGCAGGGATGTTGCGGCATGCCGGCGGTATCCATGGGGGATTCAACCGCTTTTGCCCGTCTCATGCAATACCACGTCTCCCTGCTCTCATCGCAACCCTATGATTATCTGGTGACAGCCTGCGCCACATGCGCCGCCATGATCAAGACCCTGTGGCCGAAGCTTTCCCGAATCGTTTCCAAAAATTTGGCGACCCAAACCACCGCGATTTCCGAAAAGACCATGGAGATCAGCCAATTTTTAGTCCATTTGAACGCTATTCCGAAAAAGGCGCCGCCCGTTGAATCAGAACCGATTCCCATCACCTATCATGACCCGTGCCATTTAAGCGGATCATTAGGGGTCTTCAAAGAGCCCAGGCAATTGATACGGGCCATTCCCGGTTATCGTCTGGTTGAAATGGAGGGGACAAACACCTGCTGCGGCATGGGCGGCATCTTTAATTGGCGGCACTACGATTTATCCATGCAAATAGGCAATCGAAAACGGGAAAAAATATTAGCGACCGGTGCCAAGATAGTTGCCACTTCCTGCCCCGCCTGTATGTTACAGCTCAAGGATTTACTCGCGAATACCTCCCCCGGAATAACAGTAAAGCATATTATGCAGTTATAAGCCAACCACTTGTTTTTTTCTTGTCATACGGCGTCTATTTGGCAATAATGAATATGATGCAACTTCACGGGTGGAATCATCGCTTTGGCTTAATCATATTAAACACTTTACCAAATCATGCAGGAGGTGGCCTATGTCGCAAAATATACTGATTGCTTTTGATGACTCGGAAAATGCCATGCGCGCAGTTGAATTTGTTGGTGCAAAGTTCAACCCCAAAAACAAGGTGACCCTGTTTCATGTGCTCCCCGACACGGCAGCCTTATGTGAATTGCATAGTCCCGAGCTTACGGAGTTTTTTGTAGCACAACAAAGCAGTTTCTGTGTATTGGAAGCCAAAAAAAGGCAACTGATTGAAGCGGCAATGGAAAAAGCCAAGTCGTTGTTGATATCAAGTGGATTTTTATCCGCAAATATCACCAGTACGATTCAGACCAGAAAAAGCGGAATTGCCCGAGATATATTGGCCGCCTCGGAGGACGGCTTTGATACGATCGTGTTGGGGCGACGCGGGCTTTCCGGCGTTCGTGAGTTTTTTCTCGGAAGTGTTTCTCAAAAAGTGTTTAATTCCGCAAAAAACTTATCCGTAGTCATCGTAAATTAATTTGGTTGTTGCCCGCATGCGATCTTGTGAAGCCGGACCAGGGGCATCTTCAGAGCACTATGGTTTGCTTGATGGCTTTGAGGATTTCCTGCGGGTCATCCATAATTTTCAGAATATCCATGTCTTCCGGGGATATCATTTTATGGTCCAGTAACTGCTCCCTGATCCAATCGGCAAGACCGCTCCAATAGGCAGACCCCACCAGGATTAAGGGGAAAGGACGGATTCGCCGGGTTTGTATCAACGTAACAGCTTCGAAAAGCTCATCTAAAGTTCCCATGCCCCCCGGAAAGATAAGGTAAGCCGTGGCATATTTGACAAACATGACCTTTCGGATGAAAAAATATTTGAATTCAATCTTGATATTGGCGTAGGGATTCGGTTTTTGCTCAAATGGAAGTGAAATATTCAATCCCACGGAGGTGCCGCCGGCTTCGGCGGCGCCTTTGTTGGCTGCTTCCATAATGCCTGCGCCACCGCCCGTAATGACGGCAAACCCGT
This window harbors:
- a CDS encoding TIGR00730 family Rossman fold protein, translating into MEKQYIVDDIKLGEAWRLFKIMGEFVEGVESLHDIGPAASFFGSARTKPGDPFYKIAEKTAALFARNGFAVITGGGAGIMEAANKGAAEAGGTSVGLNISLPFEQKPNPYANIKIEFKYFFIRKVMFVKYATAYLIFPGGMGTLDELFEAVTLIQTRRIRPFPLILVGSAYWSGLADWIREQLLDHKMISPEDMDILKIMDDPQEILKAIKQTIVL
- a CDS encoding universal stress protein, encoding MSQNILIAFDDSENAMRAVEFVGAKFNPKNKVTLFHVLPDTAALCELHSPELTEFFVAQQSSFCVLEAKKRQLIEAAMEKAKSLLISSGFLSANITSTIQTRKSGIARDILAASEDGFDTIVLGRRGLSGVREFFLGSVSQKVFNSAKNLSVVIVN